A genomic window from Pseudonocardia broussonetiae includes:
- a CDS encoding dodecin, with the protein MSNHTYRVTDIVGSSPDSIDDAVRSGIDRAGKTLRNLDWFHVTEIRGQLQDGQVGHYQVTMKVGFRLDDADA; encoded by the coding sequence GTGAGCAACCACACCTACCGGGTCACCGACATCGTGGGGTCGAGCCCCGACTCCATAGACGACGCGGTTCGCAGCGGGATCGACCGGGCCGGCAAGACCCTGCGCAACCTCGACTGGTTCCACGTCACGGAGATCCGCGGCCAGCTCCAGGACGGCCAGGTCGGCCACTACCAGGTCACCATGAAGGTCGGCTTCCGCCTCGACGACGCGGACGCGTGA